In Chitinispirillales bacterium ANBcel5, the DNA window AATTATAATAGTTTAAACCATCAGTATTACACCCACTATCTTTAAGTGCGTAATATATGTTTGCAGTTCTGGTATCAAATGGTATTTTTTATAAAATTTAATGAAATTTCACCCTTTTTTCGGGAGCAACCTGATCCATGCACATTTCAGAAATTCTGAATAATAACAAGATAAGCTTTAGTTTTGAATTTTTCCCGCCCAAAGACAATACTGCATCCGAAAAACTGTTTAAAACCATCAAAGAACTTAATTCTCTTAAACCTGCTTATGTAAGCGTTACCTATGGAGCAGGGGGAACCACAAGGGACCTAACCCATGATCTTGTACTTCGGATTCAACGTGAAACCAGCCTCACAGTGGTGAGTCATCTGACTTGTGTCGGTACATCTGAAGCACTCGTTGAAAACCTCCTCAATGATTATCAAAACAACGGAATCAATAATATTATGGTTTTAAGGGGTGATAACCCCAAAGGAGAACCTTGCAGTGATACAAAACAGGATTTTGCGTATGCAAAAGACCTTGTCTCCTATATACGAAAAAACTTTCCATCAATGGGGATTGGAGTAGCCGGATACCCTGAGGGGCACCCGGGAACACCTAACCGTCTTAAGGAGATTGAGTACCTGAAGGCAAAGGTTGATGCCGGAGCAGACTATATCTGTACACAACTGTTCTTTGATAATAATGATTTTTATGATTTTTGTGAACGATGTGAATTGGCAGGTATCGACGTTCCAATCCTTGCCGGCATTATGCCTATCACCTCACAAAAAGGGATGCATCGAATGGCAGAGCTTGCTTCTGGAACCAGATATCCGGCAAAGTTGCTCAAGGCCCTTTCAAGAGCTGAGGATGACAGCGGTTTTGAGAAGGTAGGAATACACTGGGCAACAGAGCAGGTGCTTGATCTGATTGATCATGGGGTTAAAGGAATACACTTCTATACACTTAACCGCTCCAAAGCGACCTTAAAAATATACGACTCTCTTGGAGTAAGAAGCTCTGCAGGATTGGTGAAATAGGGATGAAAGAGAATTCTTCAGCAAGCAGCAGATTTCTTGAAGGAATTGCTGAGATCAGCAGAGCTATAATGGATCAGAACTATATTGATGATCTTCTAAATTTGATAGTTTCTGTTACAGCAAATATTACCAGCTCAAAGGTTTGCTCGATTCTGCTCTTGGACAGAAAAAAAAATGAGCTCATTTTGCGGGCATACCAGTCAAAATGGGGTAAATACAATCAGCGCTCAAACACTGCCCTTGGAGAAGGGATAGCAGGAAGAGTAGCACAGAGCAACACACCAATCAAAGTTTTGGATGTGCGCAAAGACCCCCGCTTCATAAACAAAGCTATAGCTGTAGAGGATGGGCTCGTTTCTCTGCTCTCTGTGCCGATGAGCGTTGAAGGTGAGGTGGTTGGGGTAATAAACTGCTATACATCAAAAATGTATGATTTTTCTGTGGAAGAGATAAATATGCTCACCACTGTAGCGACACAAGCCTCTGTAGTAATTAAAAATACAGAACTGCGAGTTATGAAAGAGGTTGTTGAGCGAGAGCTTGAACAGAGAAAAATAATTGAGCGGGCTAAAGAGATATTAATGGATAAAAAGAAGATTAGTGGCAAGGAAGCTTTTGAGAAGATGCGGTCCCAAAGTATGAACAGCCGCATTTCCATGGTCAAAATTGCAGAGTCGATTATTCTTGCATCTTCATTTGACTGAAAACGCAGCATAGATTAATTTATAACACTGGTACTACAAAGGTGTGGTACAAAAAATAAAGAGGATCAAAGTTGATGCCCCGTCACCATAGCTATATGGAGATGCGGGCTTTTTTTATATAGTCTATAGTTCCCTCTCTTTTAAGGAGTTAGTGTATGTCTTTTAGTGTTGAAGCATTTATTGAAAAATTAAAAGCAAAAAATCCCAGTGAAACAGAGTTTCACCAGGCTGCTGAAGAAGTAATCCACTCCGTTTATCCTTACATCCAACGCAACCCTGTTTACCTTGAGCAAAATATACTTGAACGTATGGTTGAGCCCGAACGCATTATAATGTTTAAGGTTCCATGGTTGGATAAAACGGGTAAAATTCAGGTAAACCGTGGGTACCGTATCGAAATGAACAGTGCTATTGGTCCTTATAAGGGCGGGATGCGCTTTCACCCATCTGTTAACCTGGGGATCCTTAAATTTCTTGCATTCGAACAGGTATTTAAAAATTCCCTTACTACTCTGCCCCTTGGTGGTGGAAAGGGTGGTGCTGATTTTGACCCTAAAGGTAAAACAGACGCGGAAGTAATGTCTTTCTGCCAATCATTCATGAGTGAGCTGTATCGCCATATTGGGCCTAACACCGATGTACCAGCCGGGGATATAGGAGTAGGGGCAAGAGAAGTTGGGTACATGTTTGGAATGTATAAAAAGTTAAAGAATGAGTTTACAGGAGTTTTTACGGGTAAAGGAAGAGACTGGGGTGGAAGCCTTATTCGTCCTGAAGCAACAGGGTATGGTTTGGTTTATTTCTGTGAAGAGATGCTAAAAACCCGTAATGAAAGCTTTGATGGAAAATCTGTTGCATTAAGTGGTAGCGGAAATGTAGCTCAGTTTGCTACAGAAAAAGCGACTATGCTTGGAGCAAAGGTAGTTACCCTTTCTGATTCAAGCGGCACGATCTATGATCCTGAAGGTATAAACGAGGAAAAACTTGCATTCATTCAAGAGCTCAAGAATGTTAGAAGAGGCCGCATTAAAGAGTATGCTGAAGAGTTTAAATGTGAGTATTTTGAAGGCAAACGCCCATGGAGTGTTAAATGTGATATTGCCCTTCCTTGTGCAACTCAGAATGAACTCAATGAAGATGAAGCCAAAGCACTTGTTTCTAACGGCTGTATCTGCGTTGGTGAGGGGGCAAATATGCCAAGTACTCCAGGAGCCGTCAAAACTTTTATTGATAACAAGCTCCTCTTTGGCCCTGGAAAAGCAGCGAATGCTGGTGGTGTTGCAACCAGTGGTCTTGAAATGACACAAAACAGCATGCGCCTGAGCTGGAGCCGGGAAGAAGTAGACCAAAAACTCAGTACCATAATGAAAGATATACACCAGCAGTGTGTTAATTATGGTAAAGATAACGATTTTATAAACTACGTAAATGGGGCCAACATCGGTGGTTTTGTTAAAGTAGCAGATTCAATGATTGCTCAGGGTTGTGTTTAAAACAGATACTTTCTTTGGATGCAACAGGATCATTCCTGTTGCATCTGATTTTTCCTGTAAGAGGATTCTTTCATTGCTTTTAAATAAAACGATTCATGCCTTTGGGCTAGTCTAGTAAGATTAAAATTTTCGAGCACAAACTCTCTTCCACACTTCCCAAAGGACTTTTTCAAACTCTCATTAAATAACAGATTAGTTACTTTATGAGCTAAACCTTCAATATCCCCATAATCACAAACATAACCACTTTTATTTACTTTAAGTGCTTCAGATACTCCTCCTACATCGTAGGCTACTACCGGCCTTTGCATGGCCTGGGACTCCAAAACTACTCTTGGAAACCCTTCCGAACGGCTTGGAAGTACCAGTATATCGCTTCTGTTGTACCAATCCCGTAATTGTTTAGCATTACACTCCCCTACAAAAAACACTCTATTTTCTAAACCATTTGCGGTAATTTGCTCTTTAAGAAAGGAAACAAATTCAGAAGAATCCAAGCGACCGGCAAAAACCATATTTGTATTCACTTCCCGTTTTTTTAGTATTCCAAGAAGATGAATCATATCGCCGTGTCCCTTATTGGGTGAAATTCTGGCTGGTAAAAAAATTACAGAGCCATCGATCTTTTTATCGACTTCTTTTGCATTATCCGTGTAATAAAATTCAGTATCAACAGCATCATAAACTGGTACAAATTTTCTCTTAAGGTACTTCGGTAACTTAACCGAAGATACTCCTGAAATACCTGCGGCATCACGAATCTGCTCCCGGACAGAAGAGTGCTGAAACCTACTGTTATTAAAATGATTAATATAGATATAGGGAATTTTCTTATTGATTGAAATATCGATTACCTGACTTGTATCCTCCCCACCCATTGAGTGTAAAACGATTAAATCCACAGGGTGCGTTTCCAGAATCCTGTTACAGACAGAAGGGGCATTTATGGCCTGTATTCCTATATTTGCTATACGATATTTTCTGCGATATTTAGTCAAAATTTTTTCAAGAAAAGGATTGTAAAGAATGGAATTTCTGACAACTTGTTTCACTACCTGTTTATAATGATTCGAACGCTTATTTTTATTCAGACTATTCCAGTTTGTTCTTTCAAAAGTAGGTTTTAAAGCAACCTTTATTAGTGTTCCTTTTCCGATAAACTCAGTTCGCTCTTCATTGGGCTTTATATCATTTGAAAGATGCATTTGAATAATGGTCATTTTGTTTCGGCAGAGAAGAATTTTGTTTAAATTTTGAAGGTACTCCTCTACCCCACCACCCTGTTCAAATGAATGAGAAAACCTAAGTAAAGTAATTCCATCAAGTGAGTTTTTTTTCATCTGTTCCTCTTTTACTCCAAGTACGCCCATAATGAAAATGCAAAAATTATACCTAATAAGCCTCAACTGTACTCAGGTACAGTTTTTGAGATGCAGTTAATGCAGCATAGAATTCTTGTCAAAAAAAAACGTATATACAACCATTATCATAAGGAGCAAAGTATGAAACTGCTACATGCATGCACCAGAGGAAATTTAGGTTTGGCCAAAGAGCTTATCTGTGCAGGAGAAAATATAAATATAACCGATAAAAGCGGGAGAACTGCACTTATTGAAGCTGCATGGAGTGGTAACACAGAATTGGTTACATTACTTCTGGAAAACGCAGCCGAGGTAAATTCTGCTGACCGATCAGGATTTACAGCATTGATGCGAGCAGCAGAGGAGGGGTACGAACCAATAGTAAACATCTTGATCAGAAACGGGGCTGATGTAAATTGCTGCGGCAAGGTGAGAGGAACTACACCATTAATGCTGGCTGCTGAGAATGGTAATATAAGAGTAATCCAAAAGTTGCTTAAAGCAGGAGCAAAGATCAATACCATGGATCTATACGAGGAAACCGCTTTAGC includes these proteins:
- the metF gene encoding methylenetetrahydrofolate reductase [NAD(P)H], with the protein product MHISEILNNNKISFSFEFFPPKDNTASEKLFKTIKELNSLKPAYVSVTYGAGGTTRDLTHDLVLRIQRETSLTVVSHLTCVGTSEALVENLLNDYQNNGINNIMVLRGDNPKGEPCSDTKQDFAYAKDLVSYIRKNFPSMGIGVAGYPEGHPGTPNRLKEIEYLKAKVDAGADYICTQLFFDNNDFYDFCERCELAGIDVPILAGIMPITSQKGMHRMAELASGTRYPAKLLKALSRAEDDSGFEKVGIHWATEQVLDLIDHGVKGIHFYTLNRSKATLKIYDSLGVRSSAGLVK
- a CDS encoding GAF domain-containing protein; translation: MKENSSASSRFLEGIAEISRAIMDQNYIDDLLNLIVSVTANITSSKVCSILLLDRKKNELILRAYQSKWGKYNQRSNTALGEGIAGRVAQSNTPIKVLDVRKDPRFINKAIAVEDGLVSLLSVPMSVEGEVVGVINCYTSKMYDFSVEEINMLTTVATQASVVIKNTELRVMKEVVERELEQRKIIERAKEILMDKKKISGKEAFEKMRSQSMNSRISMVKIAESIILASSFD
- the gdhA gene encoding NADP-specific glutamate dehydrogenase gives rise to the protein MSFSVEAFIEKLKAKNPSETEFHQAAEEVIHSVYPYIQRNPVYLEQNILERMVEPERIIMFKVPWLDKTGKIQVNRGYRIEMNSAIGPYKGGMRFHPSVNLGILKFLAFEQVFKNSLTTLPLGGGKGGADFDPKGKTDAEVMSFCQSFMSELYRHIGPNTDVPAGDIGVGAREVGYMFGMYKKLKNEFTGVFTGKGRDWGGSLIRPEATGYGLVYFCEEMLKTRNESFDGKSVALSGSGNVAQFATEKATMLGAKVVTLSDSSGTIYDPEGINEEKLAFIQELKNVRRGRIKEYAEEFKCEYFEGKRPWSVKCDIALPCATQNELNEDEAKALVSNGCICVGEGANMPSTPGAVKTFIDNKLLFGPGKAANAGGVATSGLEMTQNSMRLSWSREEVDQKLSTIMKDIHQQCVNYGKDNDFINYVNGANIGGFVKVADSMIAQGCV
- a CDS encoding glycosyltransferase family 4 protein; its protein translation is MKKNSLDGITLLRFSHSFEQGGGVEEYLQNLNKILLCRNKMTIIQMHLSNDIKPNEERTEFIGKGTLIKVALKPTFERTNWNSLNKNKRSNHYKQVVKQVVRNSILYNPFLEKILTKYRRKYRIANIGIQAINAPSVCNRILETHPVDLIVLHSMGGEDTSQVIDISINKKIPYIYINHFNNSRFQHSSVREQIRDAAGISGVSSVKLPKYLKRKFVPVYDAVDTEFYYTDNAKEVDKKIDGSVIFLPARISPNKGHGDMIHLLGILKKREVNTNMVFAGRLDSSEFVSFLKEQITANGLENRVFFVGECNAKQLRDWYNRSDILVLPSRSEGFPRVVLESQAMQRPVVAYDVGGVSEALKVNKSGYVCDYGDIEGLAHKVTNLLFNESLKKSFGKCGREFVLENFNLTRLAQRHESFYLKAMKESSYRKNQMQQE
- a CDS encoding ankyrin repeat domain-containing protein is translated as MKLLHACTRGNLGLAKELICAGENINITDKSGRTALIEAAWSGNTELVTLLLENAAEVNSADRSGFTALMRAAEEGYEPIVNILIRNGADVNCCGKVRGTTPLMLAAENGNIRVIQKLLKAGAKINTMDLYEETALAKAYRTNQLKAIEYLEASGGRGKPERSSYSMPDREIRTIPRSALQQFKSTSLESDIIDDDIEGLE